The Bos indicus x Bos taurus breed Angus x Brahman F1 hybrid chromosome 13, Bos_hybrid_MaternalHap_v2.0, whole genome shotgun sequence genome includes a region encoding these proteins:
- the PRND gene encoding prion-like protein doppel, which produces MRKHLGGCWLAIVCILLFSQLCSVKARGIKHRIKWNRKVLPSTSQVTEARTAEIRPGAFIKQGRKLDIDFGVEGNRYYEANYWQFPDGIHYNGCSKANVTKEKFITSCINATQAANQEELSREKQDNKLYQQVLWQLIRELCSTKHCDFWLERGAGLRVTLDQPMMLCLLVFIWFIVK; this is translated from the coding sequence ATGAGGAAACATCTGGGTGGATGCTGGTTGGCCATTGTATGTATCCTGCTCTTTAGCCAACTCTGCTCAGTCAAGGCGAGAGGCATAAAGCACAGAATCAAGTGGAACCGGAAGGTCTTGCCAAGTACCTCCCAGGTCACGGAGGCCCGCACTGCGGAAATCCGCCCAGGGGCCTTCATCAAGCAAGGCCGAAAGCTGGATATCGACTTTGGAGTGGAGGGCAATAGGTACTATGAGGCCAACTATTGGCAGTTTCCTGACGGCATCCATTACAACGGCTGCTCCAAGGCCAATGTCACCAAGGAAAAGTTTATCACCAGCTGCATTAATGCCACCCAGGCGGCGAATCAAGAGGAACTGTCCCGTGAGAAACAAGACAACAAGCTTTACCAGCAGGTCCTGTGGCAGCTGATCAGGGAGCTCTGCTCCACCAAGCACTGTGACTTTTGGTTGGAAAGGGGAGCAGGACTTAGGGTCACTCTGGACCAGCCCATGATGCTCTGCCTGCTGGTTTTCATTTGGTTTATTGTGAAATAA